The window CACCTATGGCATTTGTAGCAAAAGGATCTGTCGCAACAGTAAATTCATCTTTTAAAAAAACGTGCACCTGCTCGCTTTCAAGTTTTCCTTTTACCACAACAGCTTCGGCTGGATAGGAAAAAACAGCAATCGTTCTAAATTTACTCATAGTTTTTTTAAGGTTCTTGCGAGCAATTCTAACATAAGTTCAATTTCCTTTTCAGTGTTAAAACTATGTATACAAATACGCAAGCGTTCTTCTCCTTGTTGCACAGTAGGAGATAATATAGCACGAACATCATAGCCTTTTTCTTGAAGTATGGATGCTACTTTTTTTACTTTTCCATTACTAGAAATAGTACAGATTTGTATAGCTGTCTCGCTTTCGCGAAAGCGTAATCTCAAACCATTTTGCAACACTAATTTATTAAAAATTGCAATGTTATTGCGCAACTGATTGACGGCTTGATCACTCTGTATCAATGTGTGGTAAGCGTTTGAAATACAATGTAGTGCATGCTGAGGAAGCGCTGTGGTATAAATAAAACTGCGCGCAAAATTAATGAGGTACTCTTTTAAATCTGCGCTACCTAAAACTGCCGCTCCGTGTGCGCCCATTGCTTTTCCAAAAGTAACTACTCGAGCAAAAATATCGTTCTCTAAATGCAGTTTTTGAGCGAGTCCAACGCCGTTATTTCCTATCACACCTATGGCATGAGCCTCGTCTAGAATCAAGTGAACGTTATGGTATTTCTTTGTAAGTCGTACTAAACTTTGAAGATCTGGCATGTCTCCATCCATAGAAAAAACAGACTCGGTTATGACGTATACCTCGCGCTGGTCTGCATCACTAAATTTGGAAAGTAATATTTCTAAATGCGCTAAATCATTATGGCGAAATTTGAGCGACTTTGCCTTAGAAAGCTGAATACCATCCCTGATACTGGCGTGAACCAGTTGGTCAAAAAGAATCAAATCTGCACGGTCGGTGAGCGCGGGAATCAGGCCTATATTTGCGTCATATCCAGAATTAAACAGTAACGCAGCTGGTACTTTATGAAATTGAGCAATTTGTGCTTCTACCTGATCATGTAAATCACTATGACCAGAAATAAGACGGCTTCCTGTCGCTCCATTAGAATCTACATCTTTTGATAAAGGCAATTTTGAAAAACCTAGGTAATCGTTAGACGAGAAGTCTACTTTATCTTTATTTACAAACAGTTTACGTAAACTTCCTGAAAAGTGACGCATACCTATAAGAGCCTGTAATTTATCTGGAAGCATGGTACAAAAATAAGGTTTAAAAGATTCTTGTCCAGATGAAATGGTAAACTGTTAAAGTTAATATTAAGTTTAATCCAGAATTAAAATTACCATTGTAATTATCTAAATATCAATAACAGTCCTAACAAATCTATTAACAATCGCAACGTTCTAGAAATGTATTTGAAATTGAGAGTCTCACATTTTGCTATTTAATTGACAATCGCTCAAATATTCTGAAAGTAGTTACTGATTCCACTCAGGATACTTTGAACTGCATAAGAGGCAAGAATTAACCCCATAATCTTACTGATAACGGTGATACCATAACTACCTATCCATCTTTGCAAATGGTTTGCTGCTAATAAGATACCACAAGTAAGGCCTATCACCAGCAGCACGATAGCAGTTGTAATCGTTTGCTGTTCTATAGAATAAATATGATTATCTGTTAATAAAACTACCGCCATTATTGCTCCAGGCGATGCAATCGATGGAATAGCGATAGGAAATATGGTAACATGCTTGTAATCTGTAATCCTGTTTTTCTCTAGCTCTGGTTTCCCATCTCCAAAGATCATGGTTAGAGCAAAAAGAAATAAAATAACACCGCCAGAAATTTGAAATGCATCTAAGGAAACTGACATTCCTTCTAGAATAAGCTGTCCTATAACAATAAAAAACAGCAAGATCATAAAAGCAATTACCGAGGCTCGTACTGCGATTTTCTTTTTGTGTGCTAGATCAAATTCTTTAGTAGCTTCCAGATATACGGGAATAGACCCTATAGGATCAATAACTGCAAAAACAAAGAATATAGTAGTTAGAATTTCAACCATAATTAATCTATTCTCTCTGCTTTAGTTGTGAACGAGATACCTTGTTGCCCCATAGTTGATGTCATGATCCCTTCAAATAAAGGCTCTGGACAATTGAGAGGCGTTTTCCATTCTATAATAAAATTAGATCCTGTTCCACCAGAAATATCTAGCTCTTCAATTATTATTTCGGTGGTTTCTAAAGGCGCGAGATAGATAGTTTGATTAAAGTAATTTCTCAACGATGTACCTTCCGTATCAAAATACTCTGCTCTTAAAAGATAAATTGTGTCTGTTTCACTTTTGTTTCTCATGCTAACGGTAGTGGTCAAATTGCTTTTAACATGTTCTGTCCGGTTGTAAATTTGAGAATAAACTGATAAATAAGATTTACCATACTCTAGGGAATCTAGAGCTGATATATCAATAGCTCTCTTAGACCAGTTTTCAGGATTTATAGAACTTAATTCTTTCTGTTCTTCACAACTAGATAATATGATCATTACTAGTATGAATAAAAAACTCCATTTCTTCATTGTTTCCCATTATATTAATGTGAAAATAAAGATACTCAAACGAATTGCATTAGCATATTATAAATCGATCTATAAAATTTTTATTTCATAAATAAATCTTTTGCAATATATAAAATTATCGAAAAACAATAATTTTATATATATTTGTTATCGTTAAACAATAATTTTTATGAAAATAAGCTGGCTTAGTACACTTAGAGCGATTATGACTCTAGTTTATTTTTTTGCATGGTTATCGGCTATTGGTGCGCCCATTTCAATAATCTTATTTAGTTCTGGCGTGGAATCTGCTTTTGAAAGTTTAGGCATTAAAATTTATAATGTTCATTGGACATTTTATGGGGTTCTAGCTCTATCTATAATCGGTTATTGGTTATTTCTGGCTATGATTCATCATTTGAGAAAAGCTTCTTACCGAATCACTCCTTATAGATTTATGGACACACGAATTGAAAGACATTTTTATTATGCTGGTCTTTTTTGTGTGGTAGGCTCACTAGTTACGAAGGTTCCTGCTGTTATCTACAAGTATACTACTATGGCGATTGTAAAATCAAATAAGATCTTGCTCAACGATGTTTCTATAGACTTCGGTTTCTCATTTGATTCTTTTATGGTAATCCTTGCGTTTGGAATCTTCTTAATCATCATCTCAAAAATTATCAAACAGTCGATTTTAATCCAAGAAGAAAATGACTTAACCATTTAAGTATGAAAAATAAAAGATACTTTGATCCTCTTACAATAAGTTTTACTTTACTTATTATAATCGGTTCTACTATTACGATTTTATCTAGAGTTTCTAAACAAATACTTATTAGATATGACTTGATTAACACACAAAACACAACTACTAACTATTCACTGTTAGACTTATTTATTGGTAAAACAAATCCAACTACTCCTATAATTGAAATCGCTCCTAAAGCTATTTTCAATATCCTAATAATATATTCTGTCATTTGCTTTTATAGGTTTATGGTTAAATCAAATAAAGGATTGCTGTTTTCTAATTATTCGTTTCGATTATGGAATCAAATCAAAATAATTTACATTTTGATGAGTATTTCTGCCGTAATTCTTAGTCTTATAGGTTTGGAATTCCTTCCTTATGTTATTATATATGGTTTTGTAGGTGCGATCGCTCATTCGTTTAGCAAAATTTTCAAAGAATCGAGTATTATAAAGTCTGAAAATGATCTAACTATATAGCTCATGCCTATCTACATCAATCTAGACAATATGCTCGAGCAAAAAGGTATGAGAAGCAATGAGCTTGCTGAAATTATAGGAATCACCACTGCAAATCTATCTATTCTTAAAACAGGAAAAGCAAAAGCAGTGCGCTTCTCCACTCTTGAAGCCATTTGTGAAGCTTTGGAATGTCAACCTGGAGATATACTAGAGTATCGAAGAGAAAACTGAACCATTATCATAAAGGTGGGAACTTATTTCGCTTTCGCGAAAGCGGAAACTTCATACATTTTAAACAGGTAAAACATCCAGACTTCAGTAATTAGAAAAAAGCATTTTAGACAAAAAGTCTAACTGGGTTCTAAAACGATTACGATAGTTGTATGAAGAGCAATAAAAATCCATCAACTAAATTCCAAAAGGTTTTAAACGATAGTGTTATATTAGCAATTCTTAAAACCTAAAATGATGAAAAAAGTTCTTTTAATTCTCGCTTTAATTGTTGCTGGAACGGCGACTGCTCAAGACCTAACTAGAGAGATGACTATCGCACTGAAAAATGATAGCCCTAGAGACCTTGAAGTTTTAATTAATGATGCTAACAAAAACGAATGTTTTCAAGCTGGAACAAGAAAATCAACCCTTTTACAATTGGCCGTTCAAATGAATAGCGGTGATGTTATCGCGTATTTGGTTGATCGAGCAAAAGTTGATGTTGACCAAGCGTGCAACGACAACACACCACTCATGTGGGCTGCAAAAATGGGCAGAGCAAATACAATTGAATTATTGCTTGAGGCTGGTGCAGATAAATCAACTAAAGTTGATGGTAAAACTGCTTTAGATCTAGCTATTGCAAATGGTAATCAAAGATCTATCGAATTATTAAAATAAAATGACAAGTGGCTAATTAACAGTCATTGTCATAAATTACATAC is drawn from Nonlabens dokdonensis DSW-6 and contains these coding sequences:
- a CDS encoding aminotransferase class I/II-fold pyridoxal phosphate-dependent enzyme, with the translated sequence MLPDKLQALIGMRHFSGSLRKLFVNKDKVDFSSNDYLGFSKLPLSKDVDSNGATGSRLISGHSDLHDQVEAQIAQFHKVPAALLFNSGYDANIGLIPALTDRADLILFDQLVHASIRDGIQLSKAKSLKFRHNDLAHLEILLSKFSDADQREVYVITESVFSMDGDMPDLQSLVRLTKKYHNVHLILDEAHAIGVIGNNGVGLAQKLHLENDIFARVVTFGKAMGAHGAAVLGSADLKEYLINFARSFIYTTALPQHALHCISNAYHTLIQSDQAVNQLRNNIAIFNKLVLQNGLRLRFRESETAIQICTISSNGKVKKVASILQEKGYDVRAILSPTVQQGEERLRICIHSFNTEKEIELMLELLARTLKKL
- a CDS encoding MarC family protein; this encodes MVEILTTIFFVFAVIDPIGSIPVYLEATKEFDLAHKKKIAVRASVIAFMILLFFIVIGQLILEGMSVSLDAFQISGGVILFLFALTMIFGDGKPELEKNRITDYKHVTIFPIAIPSIASPGAIMAVVLLTDNHIYSIEQQTITTAIVLLVIGLTCGILLAANHLQRWIGSYGITVISKIMGLILASYAVQSILSGISNYFQNI
- a CDS encoding DUF3124 domain-containing protein; protein product: MKKWSFLFILVMIILSSCEEQKELSSINPENWSKRAIDISALDSLEYGKSYLSVYSQIYNRTEHVKSNLTTTVSMRNKSETDTIYLLRAEYFDTEGTSLRNYFNQTIYLAPLETTEIIIEELDISGGTGSNFIIEWKTPLNCPEPLFEGIMTSTMGQQGISFTTKAERID
- a CDS encoding DUF2975 domain-containing protein yields the protein MKNKRYFDPLTISFTLLIIIGSTITILSRVSKQILIRYDLINTQNTTTNYSLLDLFIGKTNPTTPIIEIAPKAIFNILIIYSVICFYRFMVKSNKGLLFSNYSFRLWNQIKIIYILMSISAVILSLIGLEFLPYVIIYGFVGAIAHSFSKIFKESSIIKSENDLTI
- a CDS encoding helix-turn-helix domain-containing protein, which produces MPIYINLDNMLEQKGMRSNELAEIIGITTANLSILKTGKAKAVRFSTLEAICEALECQPGDILEYRREN
- a CDS encoding ankyrin repeat domain-containing protein, whose product is MKKVLLILALIVAGTATAQDLTREMTIALKNDSPRDLEVLINDANKNECFQAGTRKSTLLQLAVQMNSGDVIAYLVDRAKVDVDQACNDNTPLMWAAKMGRANTIELLLEAGADKSTKVDGKTALDLAIANGNQRSIELLK